In a single window of the Pongo abelii isolate AG06213 chromosome 1, NHGRI_mPonAbe1-v2.0_pri, whole genome shotgun sequence genome:
- the LOC103890796 gene encoding LOW QUALITY PROTEIN: flavin-containing monooxygenase 5-like (The sequence of the model RefSeq protein was modified relative to this genomic sequence to represent the inferred CDS: substituted 1 base at 1 genomic stop codon), with protein MAKKRIAVIGAGISGLGAIKCCLDEDLEPTCFERNDDIGGLWKFQKNTSEKMPSIYKSVTINTSKEMMCFSDFPVSDHFPNYMHNSKLKEYFRMYATHFGLLNYIHFKTEVQSVRKHPDFSINGQWDVVVETEEKQETLVFDGVLVCSGHHTDPYLPLHSFPGIEKFEGCYFHSWEYKSPKDFSGKRIIVIGIGNSGVDIVVELSRVAKQVFLSTRRGSWILHRVWDNGYPMDSSFFTQFSSFLQKILTTTQINNQLEKIMNSRFNHTHYGLQPQHRALSQHPTVSDDLPNHIISGKVQVKPNVKEFTETDAIFEDGTVEENIDVVIFATGYSFSFPFLDDLIKVTNNEVSLYKLMFPPDLEKPTLAVIGLIQPLGIILPIAELQSHWATRVFKGLIKLPSVKNMMADIAQRKRAMEKXYVKTPRHTIQVDHIEYMDEIATLAGVKPNLLFLFLSDPKLAMEVFFGPCTPYQYRLHGPGKWDGARRAILTQRERIIKPLRTRITSEDSHPSSQLSWIKMAPVGLAFLAAGLAYFRYTHYGKWK; from the exons ATGGCCAAAAAGCGGATTGCTGTGATTGGAGCTGGAATTAGCGGACTGGGTGCCATCAAGTGCTGCTTAGATGAAGATCTGGAGCCCACCTGCTTTGAAAGAAATGATGATATTGGAGGTCTCTGGAAATTTCAA AAAAATACTTCAGAGAAAATGCCTAGTATCTACAAATCTGTGACCATCAATACTTCTAAGGAGATGATGTGCTTCAGTGACTTCCCTGTCTCTGATCATTTTCCCAACTACATGCACAACTCCAAACTCAAGGAATACTTCAGAATGTATGCCACACACTTTGGCCTCCTGAATTACATTCATTTTAAG ACTGAAGTGCAAAGTGTGAGGAAGCACCCAGATTTTTCTATCAATGGACAATGGGATGTTGTTGTGGAGACTGAAGAGAAACAAGAGACTTTGGTCTTTGATGGGGTCTTAGTCTGCAGTGGACACCACACAGATCCTTACTTACCACTTCATTCCTTCCCAG GCATTGAGAAGTTTGAAGGCTGTTATTTCCATAGTTGGGAATACAAAAGTCCCAAGGACTTTTCAGGGAAAAGAATCATAGTGATCGGCATTGGAAATTCTGGAGTGGATATTGTGGTAGAGCTCAGTCGTGTAGCAaaacag gTATTCCTTAGTACTAGACGTGGATCATGGATTTTACACCGTGTTTGGGATAATGGGTATCCCATGGATAGTTCATTTTTCACTCAGTTCAGTAGCTTTCTCCAGAAAATATTAActacaacacaaataaataaccAGCTAGAGAAAATAATGAACTCAAGATTTAATCATACACACTATGGCCTGCAGCCTCAGCACAG GGCTTTAAGTCAACATCCAACTGTCAGTGATGACCTGCCAAATCACATAATTTCTGGAAAAGTCCAAGTGAAGCCCAATGTGAAGGAGTTCACAGAAACAGATGCCATTTTTGAAGACGGCACTGTAGAGGAGAATATTGATGTTGTCATCTTTGCTACAGgatacagtttttcttttcctttccttgatGATCTGATCAAGGTTACTAATAATGAAGTATCTCTGTATAAGCTTATGTTCCCTCCTGACCTGGAGAAGCCAACCTTGGCTGTCATCGGTCTTATCCAACCACTGGGCATCATCTTACCTATTGCAGAGCTCCAATCTCATTGGGCTACACGAGTGTTCAAAG GGCTGATCAAATTACCCTCAGTGAAGAACATGATGGCAGATATTGCCCAGAGGAAAAGGGCTATGgaaaaatg ATATGTAAAGACACCCCGCCACACAATCCAAGTGGATCACATTGAGTACATGGATGAGATTGCCACGCTAGCAGGGGTGAAACCCAACctgctcttcctctttctctcagaTCCAAAGCTGGCCATGGAGGTTTTCTTTGGCCCCTGCACCCCATACCAGTACCGCCTCCATGGGCCTGGGAAATGGGATGGGGCCCGGAGAGCTATCctgacccagagagagaggatCATCAAGCCCCTGAGGACTCGCATTACTAGTGAGGACAGCCACCCATCCTCACAGCTCTCTTGGATAAAGATGGCCCCAGTGGGTCTGGCATTTCTGGCTGCTGGCTTGGCATACTTTCGATATACTCATTATggtaaatggaaataa